The genomic segment CCACTAGTCTCTGTACGGTGCCgcagggctgcaactaacagttattttcattattgattaatctacCAATTCATTTTTGATCAATCATTTAGTTTGtgaaatgttcttttcttttttttgtaacagAAAATCACTGTCACAGCTTCACAGAGCCAAACACAATCTCTTTAAATGGCTTGTTTTGTTCAAGCAggttgaacaaaacaaacagttcaGTTATTAAAACTATCAACATAACTGACATCTTTTCTGTCAAACATCTGATCAACTAATGGACACTTGTTTCACCTCTAGTGTAATAAATGCTCCCAAAAGCAATGTTCAAGTTTATAATTCTTGTTTTAAAAGTCGACACATACATTACCACTCAATACACACCTGACGGACCCGATCCTCATTTTGCTTGGTGCTTTTCTTCAATTAGTTTGACAAAAAGTTCTTGCATTAAggaaactatccctttaaggagCTTTGCATTGTGGATGAACAAAGTCACATGAGGATTGAACAAAGAAAAACTTTCAACTCACAGACAAGAGTCCCGAGTTGTCACCCTCAATCATCATCAGAAGCAGAAAGAAGTAAAGCCTTTAGGAGTCCGAAGCCAGGATCCATTAGACCAGAGGTCTGTCTGCTGGTTCATGTTCAAACCATGTTATACGTCTATCCATTTATTAAGTAAAGCCAAAGTGACACCGGTATTCCATTGatcacaacatttttatttcctttgagATGGAACATCTGCTGGAATTGATTCCATGATTGGTCGTTCTGTCGCCGCAGCCGGGGTTAGTTAGGCCACCGGGTGCGATGGCGgtaacagacaggaagttgCGAGGGCCGTTTAGATGAGCCGGAGTGTCGGTGGAGAGAAGGACAGCGGCAGCGAAAAGGAGGGCGTATGTGCCACACTGACACCTGGTGCTCCAGATGACAGCTCTGTGGCCAGATGGGCCTTGTTATATGCACAAACATACTCATTCCCATGCATgtgcacttacacacaaacacatactgtacacataTTCACGATTACCGCCACCTTGCATAAACAAAAATTTTCTGTACAATCCACATATGCTCAAGTAAGGACACGGAGGATGCACATGTGACCAAACACAAAATGCTCCTCTGAACTAGGTATTGCGTGTCTCTGTCTGGGAAACAGACACAACCTTGTGTGTTTGCTAAAAACTCAGTCTTCTGATTGAAAGACATGGCCGTGGTGACGGTGTGGTCAGTGTGGACAGATTAGAGAGACCCCAGGGCGAATGCTTACAGTGCACATGGCCACCGCACTCCTCACCACCTGTCATGTCCCGGCTTGTGGAGCCGTCATCCCACCAGTAAGCCCCCCTGCACTATGTCCCTTAAAGGGGAAGGACATTCAGGTATGAACTAAAAGATGTTCTTGTATTTTCAGGTGTGAAACTGAAATATGATTGGGACATCTACAATTCTTtactttttaaacaaatttcCAATGTTTTGTTGATCATTTCAAAATTTTAGATTTCAAGATGACAATCTTGTAGTTTATATGTCTCGCTTTCTACGCAGAGCCATGGTTAATGCCCCTAAATATTGTTGGTAACTCTTGGGATCAAAGCCTTTAAACCTGTTATTGGACGGCCCTTAAGAACGGCTCAAAAAGTAAAGGTTCATTGTAACCACCACCCCCTtacctccagagcagcagatggTTTTTTCTTCAGTTCCTCACATTTGCGAAACTTGCAGATCTGGTGGCCTGTTTTGCGATTCCGGCAGCTGCTGCACTGGTCGCAGTTTATCCGCCGGCGGCAAGGTGGGCACATGCCGCAACGTTTTCGCTTCTTTTTACCGGAGTTGATAGCAGAGGCCAGCTCGCTCTGCGCCGGGTACTCGGCCAGGCTGGCCATGTGTAGAGCGCTGTCTGCCAGAAACACTCCAGCCGGCGTCATGATGAAAAGCCCGGGGTTGAAGGGGAAGCCACCCCCTACTCCATATGGGAAGTCAACAGGACCACCTACGGCGTCCGTGACAGACGTACCCTCCAAGTCGCTACCCCCCGAGCCTGCGTCTCCGCCGCCAACTCCCACTCCCATGCCCCCGGGCAGGAGCATGTGCTCCATACCGGCCCGCTTTAACAGTGCTGCTGCCTGGGCAAAGTGCAGCAGGCCATTCTGTCCCTCTAGAACCTGTTCTAGGGTTCGGTCCAACTTGGCTGCTGTGAGTGCAGAGACAGTGGGCTGGGGTTGCGGGGGTGGCTGAGGCTTGGCCGAATGGCGCTTACTCTCAGTATTGTCCCTGTGTCCATTAGTGGTGGCAGAAGAGACTGATTTGTACTGGGAGAGGGTACGGGAGTTCTTAAGGCTCTTACTGAGCGGCTCACTGAGGATGCCACTGCGGTTCCTGCGCTCAATAACAGGAGAGTCCTGCTTGCAGCTACCTCGCTCCAGGTCCTCTGTCCGGCCCCCCTCCGACAGCCTGGTAGTCATGGTCCAGAGCGTACGTGCCTGGGTTGGGGGTGAGGGTGGAAAGGGAGCAGGGGTGAGCGAGGAGGGGGAGCAGAGACCTTTCCTCGGTCCGTTCTGTGTCCTGGTGAGAGTGGTGCCTCACTTCAATggaccaaccagccaaccagccaACAGGCAGGCCCCGGAGCCTTCAGCCCGCACTATAGCTCAGCCCTCATCCACGTTCTTCCATGGGTCGTCTGCAAACTTAACACAAGGGAGAGAAGAGTGTTAATTTCCCATCAATGATCCCCtcaccaaaacaatgaaaggCTCAAGACAAAAAAATTCCATTTTTGTTCAATTGCGGGTCAAAATGAATTATACTCCTATCCTAGACATTAGAGAAAAGTTGTGACTATGAGATTAATAtattatcattttaaatttgCGCATTAATAAAAGCCAAGTAAAAACGTCATATCATTGTAAAGTTTCCACACTTCACAAGGGTAAACACAACTAGTCCAACTGAAAACGATTCAGAGAGTTAATGAAGGTGTCAGATGTCACATGACTTCAACGTCACTCGAGCATCATGAAATTGATCAACAAGACAAAACCAACATCCTGATCCAGGCTGAAAACCATCAAACATCTGActtaataaatgataataactTTGAATATACATGACCGCAATTTAGCAAGATTTGTTGTACTTATTGACAGTGGTTAACATGCTCATTGATCTGAATGTGTACCTTAGTGATAAAGAATGTGAGAAATCAAATGTCTGACCCTTGATCCACTATCTGACCCAACGATCCAGAAATAGAAGGAAGTTGATTCTCTTTGATTATCTATTGATCTATTTTGGTTGCTGTCAGTTGACAATGTGAGTCAATTAATTATAATTCAACCAGTTTTAAAGACCGATCCTTAAGCACGATATATCTTGGTTCTATGCTTGATTTAGTGGAGCGGTGAGGCTTATGTAGAGGATTCGCCAGGCTAGTAGAAGCAGAGTGTCCACTGGAAAGAGTTGCATGCATCCATCAGGCCTTTAGCCTAAGATTCCTGTGACTGCTCATCTATGGACAAAAAACTCTGCCGCTGTTCTCCTGACCTGTCCGTGTTCACAAACAAGCATTCCACCTCCCACAGAAAAGCTGAGGAAATGGCCGGGCCAGTCCTTATAAGGAAAACAAAGGGAGCGGGAGGGGAagaggatggtggtggtgggggggtgtctgtgcagtgtgtgGAAATTGGAAGGCCAGAATTAGTGGGAGGTAAAGCTTCAAAGGCAGGAGCACAGCCCCCACATTCTCACCAGCTCAGGGGGATGTGGCGCCAGTGAACCAGAGCCAGCTCCGCAGCCCCTCAGCCCCATAGATTCAGTTTCTCCCGCAACAGCCCTGACCAGGGTCCGGTTTCCCAAAAGCATCTCATCACTTACTGCATCTCTGCTCCTTTGTGGTTGAATGCAACACAGCACTGCAAATCATCAGAGTCATACACAgggatttgtattgttttgtttaatgttgGACCAAAAAAGTGTGATACATTCACTTGTCAACTATGAATACTTCACGGTTGTTGAGGTGGCTGTTTAGTGAGACGTCAACTGAACTCTTTGGCAGCCGTGCATTGAGAAAAAGTAAATCTGAGAAGCTGCTTGTACAACATTATTTCTTGATTAATCGTGGCCTGGGAGAATATCCAGCTCGGATCCAACTGCTTCGTCAATGATCCAAATACTGTAAATGTGCTAAAAGACTTGAATAGTCCCCATAATTAATGAGGTGGCACATTATCAATAGATGGAATAAATTAGTTCTCAAATCAGCTACAAAGTGTCAAAGTTGGCAATCGCCGCTCGTGAAAACTGCTTCAAAACTAGAGGGGCACCGAGAGAGCACATTACTCcccaaaggcccaacagtcaccttacattcaatcaggctgcaacACATTTCTCCCACTCATAGATACCAGTTCCTTAAATGTGCTTGATTTTTTCCCCTTCAAGCAAAGCTTTTTTTGCGTAATCCcgctaaataacagacaaacgcagacaaaaacataacctccatgggGGATGTAAAAATCACTGATCAGCTGAGATACAATAATTCAACAAGGAAACCATTTCCCCACCGGCCTGACATAAGACCACCCAATGACAACACCACTGTTTTCTCACTCCTTGACAGCACTATGGTTTCCATGACGAGCTTCGCATCAGTCCCAGCAACACCCACTGGGTGACATGCATGCGgtgacacacttttttttttgtttcctctgtaaaataaataattgtccCATTCATATAAACGACAGTAACTTTTGTGTTAGGTTTTCAGGAGGGTTTTATTTTCACAGGAACCGAACACATCCTTTCGACAACACTGCCTCACTGCTGTAATTCACCTAACAAATGTGACAATAGAAATCGGGGTCCGGCCAATATAATAGCCAAACGCTGTCCTATCATTTTcaagacagaaataaatgaacacatttttattgattaaaaagtAGTGCTAGCTAGACAGTGTTGATATAAGGTGGTTTTAGGCCCAGTTTCATGCACCTACAACATTTTGTTGCCAGACAGAAATACCAAAAAGAAACTAGAATTGCACTTAATTGAGCCCATTTCTCCACCAAGtccaaacagtccccttaaattcaagctgcactaaatgtcacacactcatggatatcagttctattattttattttttttccatgcatTACTCTCTGAGGAATCAACTAAAATTTGGGAAAACACCATCTGGTAACAGCCCCTGttcactggtcaaaaaacccaccaACACCCAAtcacatctggcttttgtttgcGATGGGAATGGAATCAATGGGAATTCACTCCCACACAGGTTTGTATCGGCTCCGGCTACGATTGacagtgacagaaacatgacACCTGGGTGAACGTGCTAATTTCAGtttttgaatctttattttgacagtCTAGACGCTGACACTGCACCTTTATCTGAGTGGTGACGCCCAATGAACTTTCATTAAATCATGAGAACAACGTGCAACACagatttatttctctgtgtcaTGCAAGATGAAACACTGGATTGCATTTGCTGGATTGCACTGCAATTAAAAATCCCATGAATACCAACAAAATTAGGCATTAGAGGTaaagacaacaaagaaaaaaattccTGCACCTGCCCCTGATCCGTATGCACCAATATTTAATGGGTTCCTCACTGACTCATACCACAGTGTACCAcatccaccaagtttcatgaaaatctATTCAGTTGGTTTTGCGTGATCTTATTAACCATAAGGTTGTTTACAGGTTGGGTTTACACTGTAGCTAAAACGTGTGCACCCCACCACATAGGGTAGGTTTGGTCTACCACACCGTGTAACCAATGGAAAAAAGggctcccttctttttttttttacaccataATCACATTCCTAGGCTCCGTCTGTGCACATCTGCAGTTCGTCCCGCTGACCTATCAGTAACACTCGTTCCCTCATCGTTAGCCCGTAGTCTTTggcggaccccccccccccccccccccccctccacttccAACATCGAGGCCCCTCAGATCCCTTCCCCTCATCCTATAGAAGAGCTTTATGTCCTTATATGAACTGTCTCCTAAACCACAACTGCCCCTGCTACTCCGAGGGCCACTGGCGCAATACTGCTGATAAAAGATAATTGGTGCTCATCGGTCATTTAACTGTGTTTTACTCACTTTCCAGTGATGTTATAGAATTAATGCTGTGGTTCACATTAAAGTCTCACACATCAGGTTTCTCACATCGGCACATACCCAACACCAATCAAAATAAAGAAGCAAATATCTTGTTTCTTGTTAACCTATCTGCACTAAACCGGCTGCACAGGATTAGGATGGAGACGGATATCTGCATATAAATGGTCCCGATGATCAATATGGCCCAACGACCGTGTGAAGGCTTAGCATAGGTGTGGCCCGAGCGGCACGGAGCAAACCACATTATTGGTGGTCAGATCTGCAGCAGCTATTCCCATCTCTATCACCGTGAGAAGCTTCTCTGATGCCTGATTGCCATTAAAGACAAATCTGAATCGGTTTTGTTTTGGTGGAGAATCCGTCCCGTTTTTATGGTCAATAAATGTGTCTGTAAAAATATTGACAAGCCTACATCGCTTTAAATGTGATTATAAATGTTGCCGTTCATTCAGTAAAGGCGCTTATAGGGAGACTTGACATTAATTGGAgcatgttttgttgactcaGCTGAGTGAGGTCACTCGGTGGACACTTAGtcagcagcagctgatctgCAGAACATGAGAATCTCAATGAGATTTCCAACCATTATGGTTAATATGGAAAACAGATGTCATGTATAGAAATTAATATGTGGTGAAGTTTTCATCATGGAATCTCCCTTCACATGTAATGTGGCAGCTGTGTCAGTGATCAGACagttcatataaaaaaaattgaaaccgGTTAATGACATGCAAAAGCCGTTATTTGCACCCTGGCATGTAGATTGTTTACATCTAATATCTTTCATAACACTTGTATCTCAGTGCCAGTGCCCCAAGACAGACACTCAAAGGtacagttcaacattttggcAAACACTGTAATTCGCTGTCTTGCCAAGAATTAGATCAAAAAATATCAACACCACTCATGTCTGTGAGTTGAATATGAAACAAGGATCGGGGGCGGACCTGCTTTGCTTAACATTTTACTGTTTTCAAACGttaactctggaaaatgttggGAAAATAGGGTGGGggcattttccagagtttgtgtttcacatatCAGACGCGTtcagaacaacagaaaaatatccGGATCTTTCAGGCGTGGGGTGGCATCTGGTTAGAGCatacaggaggcaggacatgaccaATACATTCCGCTGCGGAAATCATGTGTTTGTGACACCGGCGTCAGTCCCTATCACCAAAAGCTGTTGAATCTGGTTTCCAAGATTACATCTtagtctgtgtcttctacgtgtatggctccttgttttcatcctgagatatatTCTTTTGgttcttcttctgttctttcttCTGCGTTCCAAAATATAATCCCTGAAAATTAAGTAAATCTACCTACTAGCACCTCTGAAGCTCACATGTCCTGTCCTGTTTGTTCAATCTGGTCCAAAACCAACAATTCACCATTTAACTGGGGTTAAGTGCAAAACTCTTTATTGGTCAGGGCCGGTTGCTGTGCAACCAGTGGAGACTACAGGAAGTTACTGGTACTGGCCAAGAAATAGTCCAGTACATATGAATGTATAGTGAATGATCCTCTCCACAAGCGTCTCGCTTTATGCTTTAAGCTCATGTGATATCAATCTTCTAACACTCTGTAAGAAAGCAAATGAGattgttttcaaataaaatggTCAGTCAAACAGAGGTCTTCACTTAACGTGgaatattaaattgaatattaaaGTTTAAATCGCTTAAAGTCCTGTAGATCAAAAAAAGATGAGCAGCCACAATGAGTTGTGTCAGTATACTTGTATGAACATGAACAGCTCATGTGATGTTCATTAGCAGCTCTCAGCTTTTTATAGTTCCAAACTTTTAACAGTTAGCCTTGAAGAGCTATACATCTTTTAAACATGGTTTTTCTCAACAGATGCCACATTGTGCTGAGACGCAACAGACAGGAGAGTGTCAGTCCACAACACAGTGACCACACTCATGGATGAATGGTTGGTTCAGTCGTCGACTAGTTTGATCAATAGGTGATGGGGGAATGCATTTCGAGCCTGTGTGGGATGTTCTAGGATTATAGGGCTATAATCGAACTCATTTCCGGAGCTATCCTTATCTGGACATACGTTGTGTGCAGCCGAACCCAAACCTTATCCCAGGAATTAACCACGACCAGTTCATGTATAACCTCAACCTAACTACAATTCAGCCCTAATCTTAAAAAGGAACTCAGACATTCTGTTTGCCTCTTAAGAAACGTGCTATGGTCCCCATAGGGTCTCCTGGTCCCGACAAGATCAGTGTTTGTACTGGAAACGGTCTTaaatgagtacacacacacaaacacacacacaaacacacacaattcacattGACATGGCCTCATATTACCTGCTCCAGTCACTTATGAGTTCAGTAAAACCACATCAGTGAGCTACGGCTCTCTATGGAACATTTACTTTCAACCctgaattatttacatttttaattaaactaaCAATTTGCCCTCTAATTGAAATCACAGATCAAGTCTGACAGTTCATCTCTTTTAAACCAGTCAAGCTTAAAGTTTCCATTTGGAAACCATCACAAGCGTTAGaaatgtgtctgttgtgtcgGTCACGAGCAAAACTCTGGAATAAGTTCCCTTCACTGACGTCAGTGCACGCGCAGGTGCCAGGTGATCACGGTGGTGTTTTTACAGGATGTGATGGAGCAGTGTTGTGTTAATGTCCTGCAGGGTTGTGTGTTGTCTTGCGCGGAGCAGCTTACTCCACCTGGAGAGACAGGAGGACTCACTCCGAGCGTTAAGTTCAGGCGACGCACGGACGCTGCGTCCAGACGCGCGGGTCTGACTGCGGACTCATCGCTCGTCTCCGGCGAGCAGCACATTTCACCCCGTTCCTCCCACCGCCTGTCGACTGACTGGCGCGCGCGCACACTCGTGCGTGCACACGCCGACGCACAAGAGCAGAGGAAGTTAAAGAGCGTGGTGACAATGGACTCGAGGCTTCATCCATTGTCCacaacctgccccccccccgttatTAGACTGTGCGCACGGGAAAAAGTTGGAGAAATGTAGCGGCGCCTTTAACACTGACACTTCAGGTTATTCACGAACATATGGAGGAGTCGGGGCAGCGGCAGTATACTGCTGGAGGGtcgcgggggaggggggggggggtaaatggTGAATCACCGGGTAAAGCACGGTGAACGCTACCTGGGAACTTTctcataaataaagatggagagagCTCGCAGAAAAATCTGACAAATGTGAATTTGGATTTAAAACTCGAATTAATTTTCGGTTTTACGCGCGTGGAAAACTGCGCTATCTGTTTACTAAATGTCTGCACGACAGCgctttcaaataaaagtttcaATTAGCGTCACGGCcggagagtgtgtgttgtcagcTGCAGACATGATCCCGCTGAAACGCGCGCTGATCGTCCCTCTCATTAAACCGGCACCACCAAGTTCAGTGCGCATTATTATCGAGCAGCTGATTCACAAGAAAGCTCTTCTCCTGGCTCCGGGTCCAGATCCGTGCTGGTGACGCGTGTGCGCGCCGCTGGACACttgaatgaaataaagacaaaatgaagATTGTTCCTGAAAAACCCGAGAGCAGCTTGTAAGAATATCCGCTTTACCCACACGCGTAATAATCCATCCAACCTCCTTGCTTAGAGGTACACGGCTTTATTACGgttattataattatagttATTAAGAGTGAGGGTCTGTCTAATCGCGCGCGTGGACTCGGCGGTGGCAGCACGGTTGCCTTCCTGCAGAATGAGCATATGGTCTGCAGCCGCACATTGGAGGATTTGTatatctccacacacacacggcagccCCGGTTCCCCCACTTGATCCTATAAGAAGATGACATCCCAACTTTCAGCAGACTTCAACAAACTATGATCGCCCCCCCCTACCACCCTCaccctctccccttctctccccctctctcttctctctctctcccatgttATCTGCATATTTTGCCCCACACGGGCCCATTTGATTCGCACCTACCAAAGCCGATCCGGGCGGAGGGGAGGGCTCCCTCAGTCCGAGCGGTCCGTCTCTCAGCCTGCCGTGCAGAATGGTGACAAAAAACCCAGAGGGTGgaaggaaaaggggggggggaagcttaTTCTCCGGAAACACAATCCCACAGAGTGGCTGTCCGTTAATGACAAAatgtgagaagaagaaaaaaattattcacCAGTCAGTTATTTTGGGAAAAGCGTACTTTCTCGGAGGCTGAACGCGTGGGTTCCCCCAGCTTCCTCGGTGCTCGCGATCCCACCTCTACATCCCCGCTCGCACAGAggaacatgcaaacacatttcATAGATTTTTGGAGCCTCGCGGAAAAACCGAAGTGGACTTTCGGTGGTCGTGTGTGTTCGTGCGcgctccagctctctctctctctctctctctctctctctctctctctctctctctctctctctctctctctctctctctctctctctcagcagctgaggccagaggagagagagagagagtgaaataGAGAtcgatagagagagagagagagagagagcgagcgagagagagagagagaaagagagagagaggtgtcaGTGTTAAACTGTGAGCTGACACGAGAAGACTGTGCTCTGTCTGTGTGGGATATCTTTGATTAAATTATGCTCTGGGtgaaatgtgtctttatttatatgtgACATTATGTATATAGGTATAGGTTGTttgaacaacagaaaaatatatgaTGCCTCATACAAAGAAGATTTCtctgaaatgttgaaatatgcAGAATACGTTTTCCAAGGAGGGAAATCTTTGTCACGTGGGCGTGATTAGTCGTATTCTTATTATTGCCAATTTCATACATTAGCAATACTGTTACATTGTATATATGATGATTACATGGGACATAGTATTTCcctttgtttatgttgtgtgtttgcttattAATTACTTTTACTCAGTGTTGTAATCAAAATTAATACAATCGTGAATATCATCAccattcatttaaatttcattaatgtgcaatacaataaaatatatactcTCTCTacattgtacattttattttcgatttttcatattttctggtgtttgtattgtgtttacTGATTTTGTGCTATTACGATTCTATCGTTATAATCATTGTCATTATTTTCTATGATCTATGTGcaatttgttatatattttgtttacattgtaGCCCAGTTACATTGtacttattattttatatttttctatttcattgtatttatgATCATCAATTTAAATGTCATACTGTACATGCACAATACGgtttctactactactactactactactattactactactaataataatcatcatcatcatcatcatcatcatcatcatcatcatcatcatcataacaataataatttaatttgtgcCATATTGTTCCCATTGTATACGTATATAGTGTGTTAAcggtttgtgttgtttattgtcTGTTCTTACTTCAAGGAGCAGccccctcttcctctacctgctcctcctcctcctcctcctctcctcagccccAGAGTCCAGTCCACCTCTTCGGGCCGCCCCTGTCTGCTGGCAGGCGGCCAACCTAAGTGTGTGGAAATGACACCACCAGGGCGGCAGAGATTTTCCTTCATTTCTCTCCTTCCCGATCGCAGACTGGCTGACATTGGCTAGAAAGTGGAGCAGCTCGTCAGGGACAATCAATGCGAATCGATCGAGCTGCGCGGCTGAGGCTCCAGAGCTGGAAAATATCGCGGCagctgatgagagagagagagggagggagagagagagagtgagaaagagagaaagagagaggagggggtgttCTACCAACTCTGCCAGTAGCCAAACAACCTCCCTGCAAACAAATATGCTCTCACTCTCGTAAACATGACACTTAGCTACTAAGTAAatactaaagtaaaaaaaaaaaaacacaaaaactgtcATCATCCAATTTATCATCCAAATAGAACCGGACAAATCCATTTATATTGTTCcacgtttaaaataatttgaaataatgaCCTGAAAGTTATCGTTTTGATAACTTTCTGCCATTGTCACAAGATATAACTCTCCAATGGAGATGTATAAAACCAAAATGATCGCAATCAGAAATTGAATCAACCAAAACACCCATTACCAACTACTTCACCAAtgggacaaataaaaacatcaaaggCCAAGAAGCAAACTAATAcatgtacaaatataaaatcaaaaggaacaaaaacaggagaaaaactgGTTATAACATTTCAGCCTATAAAAGGACGAGTCTCATTGATTACCGTGATGGGTGTTTCCTTATGGAGTAACTCCCTGGTTAAGCTCTAAATTGAATCCTCCTCAAGATATGATGAGTAAAATGTGTACGGTTGTGGAACAGGGTCACGTCCTCCTCAAAGATGTGTTATTaggcagcaacaacaacacaggacaTTAGTACAAGCCTGAAGAGCCAAGCAGAAAATctacatttccttttcagaaAGCTAATTTAAGCCCCACAGATCACCTCCGCGTTCACACTCCCCCTCTCCGTTTAACACTCTTTTTTCAAACTGATTCTCTCAGTTTCAGCTTCGTTGACGTTTCAGAACAGAGCGCTCatctaaataataaatgacaCTGTTCAGGGTGTGAACTTGATCTGACAAAACACTTCAAAGggaaaagttacatttaaaaaaacacgtTTACACTGCTATGCCCTTAACATGAGAGTGTCTGCAGTGATTTTCATTCAAAATACTTTACGCGGAGAAATGCCAGGTCAACGTTACTCATCAACACGTCAGACATGTTGCTATAGCATCTTCTGAACCTTCAGTAACATGATTTTCAGTAAGAATCACATTTAAGTAATTCTTTTTTCACTGTTAGCTATATGAGCTCTATTAGCTTTGAGCAAAACCAAACATCCctgtctttattttgaaatttgt from the Platichthys flesus chromosome 15, fPlaFle2.1, whole genome shotgun sequence genome contains:
- the cxxc5a gene encoding CXXC-type zinc finger protein 5 isoform X2 — encoded protein: MTTRLSEGGRTEDLERGSCKQDSPVIERRNRSGILSEPLSKSLKNSRTLSQYKSVSSATTNGHRDNTESKRHSAKPQPPPQPQPTVSALTAAKLDRTLEQVLEGQNGLLHFAQAAALLKRAGMEHMLLPGGMGVGVGGGDAGSGGSDLEGTSVTDAVGGPVDFPYGVGGGFPFNPGLFIMTPAGVFLADSALHMASLAEYPAQSELASAINSGKKKRKRCGMCPPCRRRINCDQCSSCRNRKTGHQICKFRKCEELKKKPSAALEVMLPTGAAFRWFQ
- the cxxc5a gene encoding CXXC-type zinc finger protein 5 isoform X1; the encoded protein is MTTRLSEGGRTEDLERGSCKQDSPVIERRNRSGILSEPLSKSLKNSRTLSQYKSVSSATTNGHRDNTESKRHSAKPQPPPQPQPTVSALTAAKLDRTLEQVLEGQNGLLHFAQAAALLKRAGMEHMLLPGGMGVGVGGGDAGSGGSDLEGTSVTDAVGGPVDFPYGVGGGFPFNPGLFIMTPAGVFLADSALHMASLAEYPAQSELASAINSGKKKRKRCGMCPPCRRRINCDQCSSCRNRKTGHQICKFRKCEELKKKPSAALEKVMLPTGAAFRWFQ